CTCTTCTGAAACActcattttttctcttttgccaTTTCATTCTCCTCCTGTGGCTTCCTTGGGCTTTGAGggcaaacaaataaacaaaacaaaacatttatagaCTCAGTGCTTGCATCTTGGCCCCCAAATCCCTTCACTTAGAGCTGAGTGAATGAAGCATGCGGAGAAGGCCCAtatcagagacagaaagacatttgAGCTTCTTTCTCTGCAAACTTTATACCCCCTCCCtttttccctctgtcttttccAAAACTTCATAAGCagtaatatttttgtgtatgtgtttgtgcgcaTGAGCGTGAACCAGGGTGTTAGGGCTGTTTGTGAGcacatacgtgtgtgtgtgtgtgtgcgtgcgtgcgcggTAAATGGTAGAtgatgcacgtgtgtgtgtgtgtgtgtatttgcgtgtgtgtgtgtttgagcaggGTGGTGTCAGCTCGCTCCTTGCCACCCCATTTGCTGTAGCTGTACCGCTGTGATCACAGACAGATGTATAAATCAAACCTCGCTTGATGGATTCATCAGGGTGGCGAAACGATCGCCTGAGAAGAACTTGCAACTCTCTTAGCGTTCTGTGTTCTGACGGAAAGGGTATGCAAAGAGCCTAAATGGATGAACGCTTGATTAATTCTTTGCCGGAGATGTTGGCGACagcaggaaatgtgtttttgctttgacTGTGTTTGCACGGGAATTTACGCGCGCGGGGCGTGAGTTATGAGGCCTGAGTTTTGTACCTAAGGCTATTGTGCATAATGATGGCAGGTTGGGAGAACTGCAAGCAGCCGCTAAAGACTTGCTACCTGTGGAGCAAAGACaaccaaagagagagagagagagggagagattgcgtgcgcgcgcgcgtgtttGTATTGGAGTGTGCGAGGAAGGAGTAAGGCGAAGTGCAAGAGAACAAGACACGAAGAGGCAAAGTGAGacaaaaaagggacaaaaacaacagagccAAAGGAAGATCTGAGTACATAACAtacagaaacccacacaaatacCTGTTCAAAGATCTGACGGGGACTAAAGTGCAACTTTGTAAATAGGATTGTTTCATCCGCACTTAACATTTACATAGACAAACGTTTGAAAATGTGGTTCACATTAATGAGTTACTGCAAAAATTatttagcaatttaaaaaatgtattatgctGATGCTAATGTGCTCGTATTACCACACCGTCAgagcaacaaaatgttttatatttaaaactataACTCTGAACTTTCATgcatatattttatacatataatTATGTAGACACAATCGCCATCAAAACAgtacactctttttttttttttacctcaagCTTTGTTGTACTGCAGGAAAGTTTTTGGTGTCTAACATTTTTGATTGTCTTTGTCATTAAATGTTGGAAACATGGAGCACATGAATAAAGTACACTCAAAGAACTATGGTATAGCAGCACACTGTTTCCtgtcaatgtttgtttttaactaaatattaaaagttaatACAGCATAtagaatttaataaaaatgaagtaaAGTGGGGGTTTAAAAGGGAAATCTGTTGTTTGTGACATCCAAGCTACCTCAGTAAATGACACAGGTTTCAGTGTACTGATCCTGAGTTCTTGGAGACAGTTAGCAAGTGGATTTTTATGGCTAACGTGTTGGTAATTTATAACAAAAGGCAATCTGGGTATCTGGAGGAGGCAAAAAGAGGAGGGGCAGGCAATATGAGTAGTAATTTACTCAGTTAAGAGCCAAATGGCAGACAGACTGTTGCACTGCGTGTTATCTCAGAGATTTGcactctgcttgttttctgactaTATTTccctgcttgtgtgtgtgagtatgtgtgtgcagttttgtgTGCATATGCACACAGCTGGGTAGTAGCTTTAGAGTATCGGCATCATTTCAGCATTTCTGTGTATAGTGTACTGTAAGTCAAGAAGATGTTATTGCTTTGCCACAGCTCACATGTGTACATTCGAGTGCATGTTTGTTCATACACTATTACTGTAGAAGACTGGTGGATTTATGTGTGCATGGCTTCATGTGTTCGGGCTCATGTGCCATCACTAGTGTGTTTGTACTTATGTGAGTGAATATGTGGGTTTTAACGAATCTTGGGAGGCTTCATTGCACTCATCAGGATATCAGTGTTGAGAAATGGCAGTGTCGATGAAGtgacagttgtgtgtgtgtgtgtgtgtgtgtgtgtgtgtgaggattgATGGACCTGATTTTGACAGCAGCCATATtgtggggagagagagggatggagggaggaacAGGGGGAGCAGTATTGTAGCCCCCTCATCCTCACAGGTTAATATTGACATAGCCTGGGAAGATACAGTGCCTAAAGCGCTCATCAATCATTTCACTGGACCCATACAAAtatactcacatacacacaagcagaaTAAAGGACCACACCTACtgttacacacagaaaaaatacaaacatttaaattcaggTGGTTCATTTGACTATTTGTCAAAGTCAGGTGGCatgaaaagaaatatattttcatcaatttcagacacatacatacaccattttttttttgtttaaaagttcGACTTAAATAAGCTCAACAACAATTTTGAGaactttacaaaacaaacagttgTACACAAAATCTAGATTAATCaagcaaatatgttttcaaaaGTCTCACTTTGCACACTTTATTTGTAACCCTGAGTGGCAAATTATGGCTGCCATAACATTGTTGTTAATCATttcagagcaaaagaaaaaacaagttcccttgacaaacaaaacaattaattaatgcaactttccatccatcaatcattgtgtgtgtcagtgaattACCATAATCTGTGCATAGTGGCTGTTTTAAGAGCAAACAGTTAATTTCCAaacaataaatcacaaaatgtcTCTCTACCCCTCTGTGCGCTTTGACAGCTTCGTCTCTCATGCTACAGATGAAGGCTTACTTTAAACCACTTCAGCTTTACTAAAAAATTGAATCATATGCGCAATGAAAGGCAGGGGTCTAACAAAGTTTCCAATACAGCTGTAACTGCAATGgaacaaatgtttattaatcATTATGAGTCAATtatgataaaatgtaataatggcatcttttatttttagttcattaataaaacatttcaaaacagttCGAACTGTGAGCATCTGTCAAACAGCTTGCCTTACACATTCcagatgttaatttttttaaatttgtaattaattatttatttgttcataattgcatttttttttctttcaggacTTGCATGGTTATGTGGATGGTCTAAAATCTTTCAGTCATCAACATGGCTACGATGGTCTGGTGCTTCTCTTATCAATCAGTGATTCAGTTCACCATCCCCGCCAGCAAGTGGTTGTCtactcaaacaacaaaaatgtcctTAACCAGGTAAGTCGGCCATAAGACCCCAACACTGCCATCTATGTACCATTATATTATATagtttttctttcccttaaTCCCTACATGAGCTAGATTAACTAGGACAAAAGCAAGAGCCTGACCAGAAAtttgtaaagtgtaaagtgttGTAAAGCAATGTTACTCAAGAACCCAGGTGAGTTGTTCTTGACCATTAGGCAGCAGTGTGGTCCTCATTCTTTTCAGTATGCCTTTCCAGaaatttaattacaaaaacacccaaacaagcaaaacagaaaaatttgGAACATGATACTGTAGTGGGTCTCCTTGCAGATTTGCAGTGAGTTGGAAGAATCTTCTAGCTGGTCTCTTTCTGCTGAACTGGAGACCAGGGAGAGTGTCCAGGTCTACCACATCCCCATAAATACCTCCTCATCCATTCTTACTTCTCCTCTGCTGGGAGAAGAGATCCAGAGCCTTCTCAAGGACTTTGTCGACCGGCGAAGTACTATATTAGCCTGCCACCCCAGCAGCAGGACCTCTTCCACCGAGGGAGTGGCTGGCAGTGTGGAATTCTCCCAGGGATCATCTGGCATCAACGATATGGATGGTTCTGACATAGAAAGAGCTGAGGGAGGCAGTGGAGTAACAGTGGGAATGGCAAGGTATTAATCCTTGATTTAGGTTTTGTCTTTTAGTGtagaaaaaacatgtaatttgggaataaatatttactatgtgatgttatgtttttttatctctgtAAACAGGGCAATGGCAGATGGTGAGGAGGACACAGGAGGTGTAGGAGTCAGTGTTGGTGGGGAGCCTGTGAGCCCTGACAGTGGTATGACCACCATCCGCAGCAGCCGATCCTCCAAGGAGAGTTCAGTGTTCCTTAGTGATGACAGTCCTGTTGGGGATGTTTTAGCTGGAGGAGGTCACGCAGGAGGCCCAGGAGGACTCTTCTTGAGAAATCCCTCCCCCCTCGGGCTTTCATCTCTCTCCCCTCCTGTTCCACCAGAGAGGAAGAAGCACCGCTCCAACAGAAGTAGGATTGAAAACATTGATCTATTTAGCTTTGACCCGTTACATACCTGTGACAAATCAATGCCAGCTGGAAGGGAAGCGCCACATTTAGGCGAAAGAGAAGATGAAGGAAAAGGAAGAGGCGGGAGTTCCAGCTTATCAGAACTTGAAGAGCTGAGGTTATTGGATTTTTCTGCTTCCAATTCATTGGGTGAGCTGGAAAGTACAAATTCTTCAATTAACCATCATGGTCAAATTCATGGCAATGAAGTGGTTGACACAGTGGTTCCTCCAACCCCAGTCAACAGCCTAGTAGGTAGCCGGCCACCCAGCAGTTGTGGGGTCAGGTTCTTCCCAGAAGATGTAGTTGAAAGGATTAATGGCCTACAGCACAAGGACAGCGTATCATCATCTTTGTCAGAGACTTGGGATGAGCTTGGTTTTGACACACAAGGAGCATTTCCCACAAGTGATAGTTATGCCTGGAATAGGACAACACAATCTGTGAGTCCACAGAATATTGTAGAGGACGCTGGAGGGAACGAGTCAGTTGTTGACATTACGAAAATAGAAAGCACAGAAGACATCTTAAAGTCAGAGAATTCCCACCAGAGGGCAAAGAGCCTTGAACCTCAGCTCAGTCTGATCGCTGAGCAGACTGAATCATATGACAACTGGAACCCAGAATCTATACTCAAAGATCAGTGGAACCCTGTAACTTTGACTGATCTGCAGCTAATGCCACCAGAGGATGAGTCAACCACAAAAGGGAAAGCTAGTATAACtggagtgaaagaaaaattatcCTCTTTATCGAGAAAGAAAGCAACCCTAAACACTTTAACACCTGAAACATctaaagaagaagatgaaggacCCCtaggaaaaaaaggagacagacagatgggGCTTCTAGACTTCTGGACATACTCAGCTCAGAAAGGATTTCTCAAATCAGACAGTGGAACCACCACATCCTACCCTGAATCTCTAGATATGTGGAATATGACAATCCGAGATGACAGTCTATCCCCTCTCACAACCCCTGATAACTTGTCTGAAAACTCAGGTTCTTTCTGTGGGCTGAATTCCAATGTTTTAGGGGCCACATCTGTAGAAAGTCCACTTGGATTCTCAGATGGTGGAATGGAGATGTGGAACACCACCATACGGGAAGACAGCTCCTCCACAATAGCAAGCCCAGAAGGGCCAGAAAACGTAAAAGAATTTAGTGACATGGGATCATTAGATGCCAGTGAATGTCGCACAAGACATGCAAGCAAACAGGATGAAGGAGTAAATGCTATAGAGGAAGAGAAACATACGAGTATAGGAATTATTGAGACACCTGAAGAAGAGTGGTGGAGAGATAatgaacaaaatgtgaaaatagttATAGAAGAAATAGCACCAGAAGGCAAAACACAGGGAGAAGAAACAGGGAACAACAACATACAAAGTGTTCACAGCCAAGAGTCTGTCACGCAGAACCTGTCATTTGAACCTTCAGAAGATGAAACCTCAACTGACCAATGCAATAAGATGTGGGACTTACCCATCCCTGGCATGGTCAGCTCCACATCAGAATATGATAATGTTGGAGCTGGTGTCTGGAGCGTGGCAGCCTCCCCAGAGCACTATGCTGGTCCTGCAGTACATATGATACAGCTAGATGAGCAGTCAAGCCCTTTTATGGCTGTGACCAAACCTGTTGAGACGTGTACACTTGAAAACACTGAATACAGATCAGTAATTTCAGAGGAAGAACAACCAGCAAAACAAATGTTCCTGTTTGAGGGAACTAGTGAGTTCTGTCACATGACCAGAAGCGGGCAAAGTTCAGTTGAAAGTAATTATGACAACAAAAGCAGTGAGGGATCAGTGGAAGCTGACTGGATGGATCACTCTCCATTTGTTGTGGTGGACTGCTCCTCTACCACTCGGCATATTTCAACACTCTATCATTCAAGTCCAGAAAAAGCTTCTGAAACTAAAATCCCATGTGACCAATCATCCTCACAAAGTAGTGCAAACTGGAACAATGCTGTTTCTGAGAAACATGATGCCTCAGCATCAGGTTCATCATCACATGAGTTGCTAAACAAAACTGACCACAGTGAACATGGGCCTGCCATTGAGAGTCATGGGTGCTCTAACAAAGAGGGAAATGTTGAGgccaaaataacagaaactatGTCTCTGAGCTCCAGCTctgggggagagagagacacactgaAGTATAGCCCTGACAGCATCCACCCAGGTAGTCGAGACGAACTCAGGTCAAATTCAGATGGAGATTCATCGTCAGGCCTAGAAATGGAATACATTATTGTGTCGGGCACAGTAAAAGAGGCTGAGAGAGAATGGCACGATAGGCCCAAAAAGGGTGACTCGCAATCGAAAGGAACGAGAAAGCCCATGGAGACATTTAGTACGCTTTCCTATGCTGCCACAGTGTTACAAACCCATGCCCAAGATGCACATAGAGAATTTCAGGACAACGCAGATCAAAGTAGGCAAACGATCACCACTACTGACAGTGCTCATAGTGCTAATACTACTGAGCAGCACATGGTGCTAAAAAGTCCCATTCAGTCAAAAAATTACTGTGAAGCAGCCGGTCACAGTCAAACACAAATAGAAGAACGTAACTATGACAGTAAATCAAGCATTATGGTCAGAAGTGTGTCTCCATCATTAAGATATCCAGTAGATCACTTCctgaaaacaagagaagaagTTTATGTCCATTCACAGATATCTATGGAAGATTCAGATGAGGGTGGACAGTCTCCCTCTGCACCTCCACCATGTTCTACTTCTCTGGGTGACTTTCAAGTCTGGGAGGGTCAGTTAGTGAAACAGGACACACCTCAAACTGCATCTGAAACACACTCCCCTGTACTTACCAATAGTTCAGTCTCCCACAATAGCTCCCCGATTGGCACTCCATTAAGTGAATCAGGTGTTTCTGCTGATAAAAGCCTTGGATTACCATTTTCTGGAGATTTaatggaagaagaaaatgaTATAGAAGACCAGGAAGAGGAAACTGATAGGAAGGAAACTACCGTGCCAAAATGGATTTCCGAAACACACAGTGAGGGGGAAGAAAGACAGGAGTTAGCCTCTCCTGATCTTCTAAGTTTCACTGAGGAGGTGATCGGAAGTTCTTCAGTTCAACAAAGAGATATACAAACAGTCAAGCCAAAGCAGAATGTGTTCCCAGAGAAAACTGTAAATTACTATAATCCTGTATGGACTGTTGGTCTTGATAAACGGCTAGCTGAACAAAAGATTGGAGACCATGAAGCTTCTCAAGATACCTATTCACAAACTTTAAGGTAAGCAACACACCTAAACAAATTCATTTAGCTCAGTACTACTTCAAAATAGTCTGTATGTCAGAGGAATATTAGCATCACTGAACAAACTGTCAAAATCAAGCTAAAAGGTCCTCCTGAGGATTTAGTCTaatcttagtgtgtgtgtgtgggggggggtatTTCTTGTTCAGTGGCAAGctttgatctgtgtgtgtgtgtgtgtgtgtgtgtgtgtgtgtgtgtgtgtgtgtgtgtgtgtgtgtgtgtgtgtgtgtgtgtgtgtgtgtgttcgtgtgtgtgtttataaatcTGTTTACGGCTCATTAATTATGCATTACCTGCCTCATTACAACTGGAGCCCCACCACAGCTAATGGTAACAGCTCCCCTAGCTCTCTTACACACTTAAGGTGTGAGTGAACGCATGAGTGCGAGAATGTGCATAGGTAATACCCAGTGCAGCAAAGAATAAAAGTTTGCCCACTGAACTTTTACTTTACGTTAGCAAAGCGCACATAATGTTTTCATGCCcgtgttgtttgtttatttaattgattTCAATTTACTCTATGTAAACTAGACTGTTCTTCTATTTTATATACTCAGACTGTGACTGAGACTTTATTACTATAGATAAGAATTACAAGGTGTTGTGTTCTATGAATTTATGGTTCTTCATGCTCATTTGAAAACACGGTACCTTGATTCACTCCTTTTCtcctaatttatttataaatatattatatttataatatattataaaaacatgtacagAGTTTAATTTGTAAACAAACTAACTctgcatttagcatttttttacctttgatgCAATAATGGAATTTACATTGCATTACTGTCCTCATATGAATGCAGagggaacaaacaaaacatgaatcaCTGCTCCATAGTGCTATTAGTGGACTGAAACTTGACAAAGTACCTCTAATATCACATATTTCAATACACTAGTGTATCTTCAAGCTGAAGAAATCAGACAAGTCTGACAAGTCACTTGCATGCAGCTACATGTGTTTAACCTGTGTTTGATCTGTGTTTCACCCAAAAGGACAAAGTTCACTGTACTGCACTTATATACTAACAGTGCTTTCTGAATTACTGCTCATATCCACTGATCCATGATCCCTTAATTCCCTAGAGGAAGATGCCAAGATGACACATCACAACAACTATCCCAGCCAGTCAATGAGAATGCTGCATACCAATGGACAGGAAGTCAGACTGTTTCTCAGGGTCAAACCCAATATGGCTACAACTACCACCATATTGATCAAAGAACTGAAAACCAAAGTGGTCACTCAAATGAGGGGGATGGCAAATTTAACAGTCAGCAAAACACCACAGATGTCTATGCTGAGTTTACAACTGATGCCACAACTGTACATTACAGATCTGAGCAGGCTGAGAACTATTATGAAGCTGGATTTAATACAGAGTATAGCTTAGACTATCCAGGTTGCAAGTTTCAGAACACAACTGAAATCCACTATGGAGATGACTCGAACTCCACACGTGTGTCTCAACTCCAGTTCCCTCAGTATGAAGCTGATGACCGAAGTCCCTGTGAGACAAATCCCGCTCATTACCAATTTGACGGACACTCGTTCCACCAACCAGATGTGCAACCTGAGAGCGAAGATCATGCACAATATGTGCCAGAGGGATATGTTCACTTTCTTCTCTCAAGGtgagcttttatttaatattgctCTTTAGTTCATCTGCTTTAGCTCTGTGTAACACAGTAATTGTTAGTGCTGTCTGGGCTCTACTATTACATTCTACCACTATCAGATAAAAGCCCATCCCCTGTGGAAGACAATGTAATTTGATTAGTTTTTCTAACAAGCTGAAACATGATTATAGGGGTTTTCTGTCGATTAAATGGtgtaaaataaagagagagagagcaataaCAGGAGGTTGGCATAGGTTTCCTAAAGGCTTAGAGCTGCTTTACTCTCTTTTACCACAAAGTGGCAGCACAGTTCAATTTAAGACTTTTCCTGCATTGAAGCAGCTCAGGATTGACATACCAAGTCTAAATGAGCAGATGAATAAGTATTTGATCTGTTAGTGTAATATATTAAAGCATATATTAGATATCCATACGTGCATTTGAAAAATGATCAATGAAGTAGTGATGAGACTAATTTTCTCAAATGCTAAATTGTGGCTATGGGTTACTCCTAACATGAACCAGCAGGAGAAGATTTTGTCAGACAGGAATGGCCTAGTGAAAGTTGCTACTGAGGGTCATTATGGGAAATGTTGGATCAAGGACTAAAACTAAacttctgttgctgctgttttgacATTGTTTCTCATCCTAGATCCGagtattttttctttatcaaaagccacatttcaaatcaatatttatgtccattatgcatgtgtgtgtgtgtgtgtgtgtgtgtgtgtgtgtgtgaactgcaTTTTAGTTGGTCCACGTTAGCAGTTGCATCACGGTACTTGTTTTCCCCACTTTATAATTCTGATGACCTCACCCCCTCTTTGGGAATCACAGCTCTCCCTTGtagtttattgtgtgtgtgtgtgtgtgtatatgcgtACATAGACAGCAGAGCTTTCCATAATCAGGCTGTCACATGACTTGTTTGTGGAAACAGAGATGCAGACACTGGGAGAGGACAGAGTGGGGAAAAGGTATGTGTCCCCAGACACTGCACATTTTCCAAGAACGAAAAGAAAaacttgtatatttttattttgtgtccatagaaatgcaaattgttttctttttactgcttCTTTATATTGTTAGCAGGCCTTATGCAAATCAGCATTTGTTAGAGGGGCTTTGGTTGGGGGTGGTAGCAACACTGCCCAGTATTGTTTCCTCAGCCCACACGTGCAGCCTGGGAATGAAGCAGTGAgttgctctctctgtctgctttgTTACTTCTCTAATCGGATATGTCCAAACTCaaatgaaaagattttaaactcTCATTCAATGTCATGGGAAAAGTTAGATTCATTTGTCTCCATAGAtgattgtctttattttgtttggccCAATAATATGTATTGCTGTCCCCATGGTGGCAGTGGCCGTAGCAATAATAATTTATGTCGTAGCTCATTATTGTATTTCCGTGCCTCTCCACAGACAGTCCCAACAGGCACTTGGCCCAGCAGGGATGAAGGTCGCCTCCAGTGAGGACACTGCTGAGGAGACGGATAATAGAGAAGGTAAACAAACTGAGACAAATTTGTCTCACTCCAgttatttatgatattttgatatttcagtGCTGACAATTGTTGTTGCACCTCatagtaacattttaaaatgattatcaatataaaacattttgtggagGTGTAAGAAACAGTTCTGAACGTGTGTCATACGTACAGTACAGTTTTTAGGGTTGCAAAAAAAGACATATCATGCTTTAGAGTGATGActtgaaaagattttttaattcttaacAGAAGTTCAAGTATAACCTCCCTTCTCATATAAAAACTCTCTACTGTTGCCAAATCATAAGATTTTCTAATGATAACAgacctttttttattaattaatttctttcattattaTTCTCTCCAGACTTGCCTTTGTTTCTGGATTAGTCTAATCTATAGCATGAGACCAAGACTTCTTATAATATCAGGGAAATAGTTAAtaaactaagaaaacaatgaaaatccTCTCTTACTGACCAGATCCACCTTCTTCAGCATCGGGCGAGTCTAATCAAAGGAGAAAGTTGACAGCTCCACCAATAAGTGTTTCACTGGACCGCAGTGAGGGCTCTGTTCTCTCAGAAGATGCTCTGGATACTGAAAATGATGCCCTGGACACTGGGGATGACCTGGATCTCAACATAGATGAGCAGGACACACCTGATGAGGCAGACTCACTGGAGTTTAACACACAAGGTGAGACACATCCCTGATGatacaacacaaacacttacTCTCTAGCGGCAACCTCTTGTGACATTTCATGTGGCTCAGCACTGTCAGCACCACTCTTTACTGTATATTGCCCATAAACCATAAATACAACTGGAATatcaatatacatttttttcttagcaATTTAAAGTTTATAAAACATCCTTATGTTGATGTCACAATCAGCAGACTCCCTGGGTGCTGAAGCAGCATCAATTGATGCTATTGCAAGCCACGGAGCAGCAGTGGAGAGCAGGGACAGCAAGCTCTGGAGAAGTGTGGTGATTGGGGACCAGGAGCATCGCATTGACATGAAGTGCATCGAGCCTTACAAAAGAGTAATTTCTCATGGAGGTACGCAAACACACATGtctaaaatctttttaatttttatagctTTCCAAAAGTTTGATCTTATTTAACCtatgagtatttttatttgaaacaaagcACTTTTGAACATTGAGGGCTTACAAACTCCAGCTCCAGACTCCTTAATGTGGTCTCTCGGTTTCATATGGTTGCAGGTTATTATGCTGAACAGAATGCCATCATCGTGTTCGCTGCATGTTTCCTACCAGACAGTGACTGCACAAACTACAATTATGTAATGGAAAACCTGTTTTTGTAAGTTAAGTTTCACtacagaccaaaacatatatGGACATGCAAGCAAAGCATTGTACATCACACCCACACAGCAGGAAAGTGTTGCCCACGTTATTACAAAATAGTTGTTTATCTGCTGCTACAGCTCTGCTTTTAAAGAGAGGCTTTTCATAAGATTCTTGATCCTGACTGTAGACTAACTTTAAGCAACAAGGCAACAATAGCATTGTTGAGACCAGTTCACtacacaaactactgaacaCCATTTATTTATGGTCCTGGCTCTGCAAATtttgaaaaggagaaaaggtgCAAGTACCTTTTGTATAATACATCATGATATGCTTTAGCATTAATATTTTCCTATCTGGAACCAAAAGGCCTAGCCCAAACCACAAGGAGCCCGAGACCAGAGTAACACAATTAAATGTGTAGTTATGTTTATTATACTGTACAAGAAAACTGACCTTTATAGCTTTCGTTGCAGTGCAGCTTATGCATGTGCCAGTAACACTGTTTTCCATTGTCTTTGTGTAGGTATGTAATAAGTACCTTGGAACTAATGGTGGCAGAAGATTACATGATTGTTTACCTGAATGGTGCCACACCACACAGGAGAATGCCTGGTTTTACCTGGATGAAAAAGTGCTACCAAATGATAGACCgaaggtaacacacacaaacgacTGCAGTAAATACGATACAAAACATGATACTGGACAATGGTAATGGCATTTAACAGAAGTGTTTTATTAGTGTAATGTtggacataaaaaaacacaaacaatcctagaacataaaacacatattgtatcatattaatattttgaCACTATGTTGTGCTGTTCTCCAGAACAAATTAAGAAATTTGGTGCCTTAACTAGATAAAAGTAAAACCCAAATAAACCTTGAATGAAAAGGAATTAAATGTTCCCATGGTGTTCATGAGTAGAAGCTTGTGTGTAACTGATTAAAAGTGATATTCAGA
This window of the Channa argus isolate prfri chromosome 11, Channa argus male v1.0, whole genome shotgun sequence genome carries:
- the LOC137135892 gene encoding uncharacterized protein isoform X1, which encodes MEEYLRKVQSRLGADATEDPIHAVLGGPEPDVDTVAATLCLALHLSQKETTGGVCLPVLCSRLSDTVLPAETVRYLQSIKISVKLLLWKDDVDFLKLHHAGKLTLTLLRDGLLDSHPYLFHPLPSHSPSSEYHTLESSILRVVHHDGQQDAGDDGASSAMTTVTREILQEAAEHIKASLGETLGEALRLQSEVLWIKHGRQSTQLEELKRSLEQWSDITAGPYDEVKLKYLEQLLTMELKEFSDGEMTLALSSVNTDKEDLHGYVDGLKSFSHQHGYDGLVLLLSISDSVHHPRQQVVVYSNNKNVLNQWVSLQICSELEESSSWSLSAELETRESVQVYHIPINTSSSILTSPLLGEEIQSLLKDFVDRRSTILACHPSSRTSSTEGVAGSVEFSQGSSGINDMDGSDIERAEGGSGVTVGMARAMADGEEDTGGVGVSVGGEPVSPDSGMTTIRSSRSSKESSVFLSDDSPVGDVLAGGGHAGGPGGLFLRNPSPLGLSSLSPPVPPERKKHRSNRSRIENIDLFSFDPLHTCDKSMPAGREAPHLGEREDEGKGRGGSSSLSELEELRLLDFSASNSLGELESTNSSINHHGQIHGNEVVDTVVPPTPVNSLVGSRPPSSCGVRFFPEDVVERINGLQHKDSVSSSLSETWDELGFDTQGAFPTSDSYAWNRTTQSVSPQNIVEDAGGNESVVDITKIESTEDILKSENSHQRAKSLEPQLSLIAEQTESYDNWNPESILKDQWNPVTLTDLQLMPPEDESTTKGKASITGVKEKLSSLSRKKATLNTLTPETSKEEDEGPLGKKGDRQMGLLDFWTYSAQKGFLKSDSGTTTSYPESLDMWNMTIRDDSLSPLTTPDNLSENSGSFCGLNSNVLGATSVESPLGFSDGGMEMWNTTIREDSSSTIASPEGPENVKEFSDMGSLDASECRTRHASKQDEGVNAIEEEKHTSIGIIETPEEEWWRDNEQNVKIVIEEIAPEGKTQGEETGNNNIQSVHSQESVTQNLSFEPSEDETSTDQCNKMWDLPIPGMVSSTSEYDNVGAGVWSVAASPEHYAGPAVHMIQLDEQSSPFMAVTKPVETCTLENTEYRSVISEEEQPAKQMFLFEGTSEFCHMTRSGQSSVESNYDNKSSEGSVEADWMDHSPFVVVDCSSTTRHISTLYHSSPEKASETKIPCDQSSSQSSANWNNAVSEKHDASASGSSSHELLNKTDHSEHGPAIESHGCSNKEGNVEAKITETMSLSSSSGGERDTLKYSPDSIHPGSRDELRSNSDGDSSSGLEMEYIIVSGTVKEAEREWHDRPKKGDSQSKGTRKPMETFSTLSYAATVLQTHAQDAHREFQDNADQSRQTITTTDSAHSANTTEQHMVLKSPIQSKNYCEAAGHSQTQIEERNYDSKSSIMVRSVSPSLRYPVDHFLKTREEVYVHSQISMEDSDEGGQSPSAPPPCSTSLGDFQVWEGQLVKQDTPQTASETHSPVLTNSSVSHNSSPIGTPLSESGVSADKSLGLPFSGDLMEEENDIEDQEEETDRKETTVPKWISETHSEGEERQELASPDLLSFTEEVIGSSSVQQRDIQTVKPKQNVFPEKTVNYYNPVWTVGLDKRLAEQKIGDHEASQDTYSQTLRGRCQDDTSQQLSQPVNENAAYQWTGSQTVSQGQTQYGYNYHHIDQRTENQSGHSNEGDGKFNSQQNTTDVYAEFTTDATTVHYRSEQAENYYEAGFNTEYSLDYPGCKFQNTTEIHYGDDSNSTRVSQLQFPQYEADDRSPCETNPAHYQFDGHSFHQPDVQPESEDHAQYVPEGYVHFLLSRQSQQALGPAGMKVASSEDTAEETDNREDPPSSASGESNQRRKLTAPPISVSLDRSEGSVLSEDALDTENDALDTGDDLDLNIDEQDTPDEADSLEFNTQADSLGAEAASIDAIASHGAAVESRDSKLWRSVVIGDQEHRIDMKCIEPYKRVISHGGYYAEQNAIIVFAACFLPDSDCTNYNYVMENLFLYVISTLELMVAEDYMIVYLNGATPHRRMPGFTWMKKCYQMIDRRLKKNLKMFIIVHPSWFIRTLLGITRPFISSKFSSKIKYVNSLQELGEIIPMEYVHIPPSIVKYDEERGIHKFACMRLDTDLQDTTAKADKKRNSAV